Genomic window (Salvelinus alpinus chromosome 13, SLU_Salpinus.1, whole genome shotgun sequence):
ttagttacccatcatgatggagtacttgtttagttacccatcatgatgtagtacttgtttagttacccatcatgatggagtacttgtttagttacccatcatgatggagtacttgtttagttacccatcatgatggagtacttgtttagttacccatcatgatgtagtacttgtttagttacccatcatgatgtagtacttgtttagttacccatcatgatgttgtacttgtttagttacccatcatgatggagtacttgtttagttacccatcatgatgtagtacttgtttagttacccatcatgatgtagtgcttgtttagttacccatcatgatggagtacttgtttagttagccatcatgatggagtacttgtttagttacccatcatgatgtagtacttgtttagttacccatcatgatgtagtacttgtttagttacccatcatgatggagtacttgtttagttacccatcatgatggagtacttgtttagttacccatcatgatgtagtacttgtttagttacccatcatgatgtagtacttgtttagttacccatcatgatatagtacttgtttagttacccatcatgatgtagtacttgtttagttacccatcatgatgtagtacttgtttagttacccatcatgatggagtacttgtttagttacccatcatgatgtagtacttgtttagttatccatcatgatgtagtacttgtttagttacccatcatgatggagtacttgtttagttacccatcattgatggagtacttgtttagttacccatcatgatgtagtacttgtttagttacccatcatgatgtagtacttgtttagttacccatcatgatgtagtacttgtttagttacccatcatgatgtagtacttctttagttacccatcatgatgtagtacttgtttagttacgaatcatgatgtagtacttgtttagttacccatcatgatggagtacttgtttagttacccatcatgatgtagtacttgtttagttacccatcatgatgtagtacttgtttagttacccatcatgatgtagtacttgtttagttagccatcatgatggagtacttctTTAGTTACCCATcgtgatgtagtacttgtttagttacccatcatgatgtagtacttgtttagttacccatcatgatggagtacttgtttagttacccatcatgatggagtacttgtttagttacccatcatgatggagtacttgtttagttacccatcatgatggagtacttgtttagttacccatcatgatggagtacttgtttagttacccatcatgatgtagtacttgtttagttacccatcatgatgtagtacttgtttagttacccatcatgatgtagtacttgtttagttacccatcatgatgtagtacttgtttagttacccatcatgatgtagtacttgtttagttacccatcatgatgtagtacttgtttagttacccatcatgatgtagtacttgtttagttacccatcatgatggagtacttgtttagttacccatcatgatgtagtacttgtttagttacccatcatgatgtagtacttgtttagttacccatcatgatgtagtacttgtttagttacccatcatgatgtagtacttgtttagtttcccatcatgatgtagtacttgtttagttacccatcatgatgtagtacttgtttagttacccatcatgatggagtacttgtttagttacccatcatgatggagtacttgtttagttacccatcatgatgtagtacttgttgagttacccatcatgatgtagtacttgtttagttacccatcatgatgtagtacttgtttagttacccatcatgatgtagtacttgtttagttacccatcatgatgtagtacttgtttagttacccatcatgatgtagtacttgtttagttacccatcatgatggagtacttgtttagttacccatcatgatggagtacttgtttagttacccatcatgatgtagtacttgtttagttacccatcatgatggagtacttgtttagttacccatcatgatgtagtacttgtttagttacccatcatgatgtagtacttgtttagttacccatcatgatgtagtacttgtttagttacccatcatgatgtagtacttgtttagttacccatcatgatgtagtacttgtttagttacccatcatgatggagtacttgtttagttacccatcatgatggagtacttgtttagttacccatcatgatgtagtacttgtttagttacccatcatgatgtagtacttgtttagttacccatcatgatgtagtacttgtttagttacccatcatgatctAGTACTtctttagttacccatcatgatgtagtacttgtttagttacccatcatgatgtagtacttgtttagttacccatcatgatggagtacttgtttagttacccatcatgatgtagtacttgtttagttacccatcatgatgtagtacttgtttagttacccatcatgatgtagtacttgtttagttacccatcatgatgtagtacttgtttagttacccatcatgatgtagtacttgtttagttacccatcatgatgtagtacttgtttagttacccatcatgatggagtacttgtttagttacccatcatgatggagtacttgtttagttacccatcatgatggagtacttatttagttacccatcatgatgtagtacttgtttagttacccatcatgatgtagtacttgtttagttacccatcatgatgtagtacttgtttagttacccatcatgatggagtacttgtttagttacccatcatgatggagtacttgtttagttacccatcatgatggagtacttgtttagttacccatcatgatgtagtacttgtttagttacccatcatgatgtagtacttgtttagttacccatcatgatgttgtacttgtttagttacccatcatgatggagtacttgtttagttacccatcatgatggagtacttgtttagttacccatcatgatgtagtacttgtttagttacccatcatgatgtagtacttgtttagttacccatcatgatgtagtacttgtttagttacccatcatgatggagtacttgtttagttacccatcatgatggagtacttgtttagttacccatcatgatggagtacttgtttagttagccatcatgatggagtacttgttgagttacccatcatgatggagtacttgtttagttacccatcatgatggagtacttgtttagttacccatcatgatggagtacttgtttagttacccatcatgatgtagtacttgtttagttacccatcatgatgtagtacttgtttagttacccatcatgatgtagtacttgtttagttacccatcatgatggagtacttgtttagttacccatcatgatggagtacttgtttagttacccatcatgatgtagtacttgtttagttacccatcatgatggagtacttgtttagttacccatctgATCTTGTGTTCTTtctgtcatcctgtgaacccTGTATAGCTCGTGGCTATAGTTTTTTTCATTATTTTATGACTTGAAGCACTTTGTTAATTGTCTtgaaaagtgctaaacaaatacaGTTATTATTATTAAGACTCTTtgctggtgtttcctttattctggcagtttagtttagtttagcccttttagtgtaagagctgccttaaaaagactgcctgaaatgtcaGCTTGAtttcctggtgacatcaccagtagTTAATTGACCAATAGCGAGAGATTGCCCTCCTCTCTGCCAATAGCAGCTATTTTTCAGGTTGCACATCCCTCCCATTCGGCTCCTCCCATTCGGCTCCTCCCATTAGGCTCCTCCCATCAGGCTCCTCCCATTAGGTTCCTCCCATTAGGCTCCTCCCATTAGGCTCCTCCCATTAGGCTCCACCCATTAGGCCCCACCCATTAGGCCCCTCCCATTAGGCTCCTCCCATTAGGCTCCTCCCATTAGGCTCCACCCATTAGGCTACTCCCATTAGGCTCCTCCCATTAGGCTCCTCCCATTAGGCTCCTCCCATTAGGCTCCTCCCATTGGGCTCCTCCCATTAGGCTCCACCCATTAGGCTTAGACAGTCCtatcaaaattcttgcttgagaaacttcatttgtttttcttctttttcaattgaaaacaatcacagtaaggtacttaattgttacccagaaattatttgatattgatataccCAAAAAGAAAACATCTTCATTGGACCTTTAAGATTGAAGTTAATAAGATAATTCCCTGCTACTCCACCAGGAGTAACAATATGTTGACTCCTTAAGACAATTACAGCCATTAAGAATACagcagaacaacaacaaaaagttaaTTCCAGATTTATTCCAAAACAGAATGTATCCAAAACTCTCACTTTAACCTGGGGACAGGGCCCAGGGTCTCAGTTGAAGAACATGACAAGAAGAACAGAAGGAAGTACAGTGTTTTATAAACAACTATCAACTTTATGATTACTTAATATTACTTATCAATACCTTACATCCATCAGCTGATGTGCTTTAGATGGAAGTTGACCTAGGTAGGTCTGAAGAGTCCTAGTTAGCGAGTGGAGAAGCAGAAAGGAGCAGAGATAGTGAGTGAATGCTGTCCTCTACATATTGTTGTCGGTCCACTCTCTCATTCCATTGTAGGCGTCACTTTGTTGCTTGGCGTTGGCCCCTGTGGTATTTTTCAGATAGCCCTGGAACTGGCCCTGGTTCCGACCACTCACCAGGTACTGGCCCAACATCTGGTCAGCCCTGGGACAGAAAAAAACTGGGTCATTTACTGTTAAGTTCTGGTAAAGTTCCCAGAATGTTCTAAATTTTCTGAAACTAAGTATATCTCTTGTATAGGTATATTTTTGGGAAATGCTTAAACTAATTTTAAACAGCTTTAACTTCTGGTTGATGAAATCAGCGtgtgtttgtcacatgcttcctaaacaacaggtgtagactaacagggcctaacctaactaaccctaaccctaaacaggTTTACGGAATGAGAGTTGTCCAACAGTAACATagtgtagactaacagggaaatacttacttacaggcACTTCAAAACAATgcagagaaaatagagaaataatagaaaagtaataacccgtaataataaaagtatgaataaatacacaaagagtaacgataacttggctttaTACACAGGATAAaagcacagagtcaatgtgaaggtgtacgaggtaattgaggtagatatatacacatactgtagGGAGGGATAGTGACtagtcaacaggatagataataaacagaaacagcagtatactgtaggtagggatagtgactaggcaacaggatagataataaacagaaacagcagtatactgtaggtagggatagtgactaggcaacaggatagataataaacagaaacagcagtatactgtaggtagggatagtgactagtcaacaggatagataataaacagtaacagcagtatactgtaggtagggatagtgactagtcaacaggatagataataaacagaaacagcagtatactgtaggtagggatagtgactaggcaacaggatagataataaacagaaacagcagtatactgtaggtagggatagtgactagtcaacaggatagataataaacagtaacagcagtatactgtaggtagggatagtgacgagtcaacaggatagataataaacagaaacagcagtatactgtaggtagggatagtgactagtcaacaggatagataataaacagaaacagcagtatactgtaggtagggatagtgactagtcaacaggatagataataaacagaaacagcagtatactgtaggtagggatagtgactaggcaacaggatagataataaacagaaacagcagtatactgtagggagggatagtgactaggcaacaggatagataataaacagaaacagcagtatactgtaggtagggatagtgactagtcaacaggatagataataaacagaaacagcagtatactgtaggtagggatagtgactaggcaacaggatagataataaacagaaacagcagtatactgtaggtagggatagtgactagtcaacaggatagataataaacagaaacagcagtatactgtaggtagggatagtgacgagtcaacaggatagataataaacagaaacagcagtatactgtaggtagggatagtgactagtcaacaggatagataataaacagaaacagcagtatactgtaggtagggatagtgactagtcaacaggatagataataaacagaaacagcagtatactgtaggtagggatagtgactagtcaacaggatagataataaacagaaacagcagtatactgtaggtagggatagtgactagtcaacaggatagataataaacagaaacagcagtatactgtaggtagggatagtgactagtcaacaggatagataataaacagaaacagcagtatactgtaggtagggatagtgACTAGTCAACAGTATAGATAATAAactgtagcagcagtatactgtaggtagggatagtgactagtcaacaggatagataataaacagaaacagcagtatactgtaggtagggatagtgactagtcaacaggatagataataaacagaaacagcagtatactgtaggtagggatagtgactagtcaacatgatagataataaacagaaacagcagtatactgtaggtagggatagtgactaggcaacaggatagataataaacagaaacagcagtatactgtaggtagggatagtgactagtcaacaggatagataataaacagaaacagcagtatactgtaggtagggatagtgactagtcaacaggatagataataaacagtaacagcagtatactgtaggtagggatagtgactagtcaacaggatagataataaacagtaacagcagtatactgtagggagGGATAGTGACgagtcaacaggatagataataaacagtaacagcagtatactgtaggtagggatagtgactaggcaacaggatagataataaacagtaacagcagtatactgtaggtagggatagtgacgagtcaacaggatagataataaacagtaacagcagtatactgtaggtagggatagtgacgagtcaacaggatagataataaacagaaacagcagtatactgtaggtagggatagtgactagtcaacaggatagataataaacagaaacagcagtatactgtagggagGGATAGTGACtagtcaacaggatagataataaacagtaacagcagtatactgtaggtagggatagtgacgagtcaacaggatagataataaacagaaacagcagtatactgtaggtagggatagtgactagtcaacaggatagataataaacagaaacagcagtatactgtagggagGGATAGTGACgagtcaacaggatagataataaacagtaacagcagtatactgtagggagGGATAGTGACtagtcaacaggatagataataaacagaaacagcagtatactgtaggtagggatagtgactagtcaacaggatagataataaacagaaacagcagcgtatgtgatgagtcaaaaaagttcgtgcaaaaagggtcaatgcagatagtctgggtagctatttggttaactatttaactaaataTTTCTTATTTCTTAACTAATTACTTCTATCCCcaagtcttgtggcttggggatagaagctgtcctGTTCGTTCCAGacatggtgctccggtaccgcttgttgtgcggtagcagagagaacagtctatgacttgggtggctggagtctgtgacaactttttgggccttcctctgacaccgcctggtataaacgtcctggatggcagggagcttggccccagtgatgtactgggccgttcgcacaaccctctgtagcgccttgcggtcggatgccgatcCGTTGCAGTAACAAGAGGTGTTGCAGCCAGTGAAGATGCTGTATAACTTTttcaggatctgagggcccatgccaaatcttttcagcctcctgaggggtaaGAGGCAATGTCATGCCCTCATTATGACtgtattggtgtgtttggaccatgaaagATACTTAGTGATGCGGaaaccgaggaacttgaaactttcgacgcgctccactacagccctgttgatgtgaatAAGGGTATGctcgtccctctgtttcctgtagtccatgatcagctcctctgtcttgctcacgttgagtgataggttgttgtcctagcaccacactgccaggtctctgacctcctccttataggctgtctcatcatcgttgGTGATTAGGCCtcccaccgtcgtgtcgtcagcaaacttagtgATGTTGTAGGAGTCGTgtgtgaacagtgagtacaggaggggactaagtacgcacccctgagggatcctcatgttgagggtcagcatggcggatgtgttgttgtcttCTCTCCCTAGTTTGGGGATGCccgtcagtgatgtgttgttgtcttcTCTCACTAGTTTGGGGATGCccgtcagtgatgtgttgttgtcttcTCTCATTAGTTTGGGGATGCccgtcagtgatgtgttgttgtctactcTCACTAGTTTGGGGATGCccgtcagtgatgtgttgttgtcttcTCTCACTAGTTTGGGGATGCccgtcagtgatgtgttgttgtcttcTCTCACTAGTTTGGGGCGGTCCGTCAGTGATGGGTTTGTTTAATCATACTTACTATGGCtgggtctgaaatggcaccttagtCCTATGTAGTGCACCTACCTGGTTATGGCACCGTATTCCTCTGTAGTGCACCGACCTGataatggcaccgtattcctatgtagtgcacctaCCTGataatggcaccgtattcctcTGTAGTGCACCTACCTGGTTATGGCACCGTATTCCTATGTAGTGTACGGAACTGataatggcaccgtattcctcTGTAGTGCACCTACCTGGTTATGGCACCgtattcctatgtagtgcaccgaACTGataatggcaccgtattcctatgtagtgcaccgaCCTGGTTATGGCACCGTATTCCTCTGTAGTGCACCGAACTGataatggcaccgtattcctatGTAGTGGACCTACCTGGTTATGGCACCGTATTCCTCTGTAGTGCACCTACCTGGTTATGGCACCgtattcctatgtagtgcaccgaACTGataatggcaccgtattcctatgtagtgcaccgaACTGataatggcaccgtattcctcTGTAGTGCACCGAACTGataatggcaccgtattcctatgtagtgcaccgaACTGataatggcaccgtattcctcTGTAGTGCACCTCCCTGGTTATGGCACCgtattcctatgtagtgcaccgaACTGataatggcaccgtattcctcTGTAGTGCACCGAACTGataatggcaccgtattcctatgtagtgcacctaCCTGGTTATGGCACCgtattcctatgtagtgcacctaCCTGGTTATGGCACCgtattcctatgtagtgcaccgaACTGataatggcaccatattcctctGTAGTGCACCGAACTGataatggcaccgtattcctcTGTAGTGCACCGAACTGataatggcaccgtattcctatgtagtgcaccgaACTGataatggcaccgtattcctcTGTAGTGCACCTCCCTGGTTATGGCACCgtattcctatgtagtgcaccgaACTGataatggcaccgtattcctcTGTAGTGCACCGAACTGataatggcaccgtattcctcTGTAGTGCACCGAACTGataatggcaccgtattcctatgtagtgcaccgaACTGataatggcaccgtattcctcTGTAGTGCACCTACCTGGTTATGGCACCgtattcctatgtagtgcaccgaACTGgtaatggcaccgtattcctatgtagtgcacctaCCTGGTTATGGCACCGTATTCCTCTGTAGTGCACCTACCTGGTTATGGCACCGTATTCCTATGTAGTGTACGGAACTGataatggcaccgtattcctatGTAAAGTGCACCTACCTGTTAATGCCTTGCTCCTCTAACCTGCGGCCCTGTACAGGTCCGATCCCGGGAACGTCCCTCACAGAACGGTTCCCCATAGGCTCAGAGACAAAGTTACGGTGCTTCTGAGAGGTGGTGGAGTACCCTGTAGCGACATGGGGGAACAATATGACGATGAGATGTGTGTATTTATGACTGTGTAACAAAGCCGAGCAAATCCATGGAAGAACTGACTCTCCATTCTTAGGACTTGGCTTTTATACAGTTTCACATCGTCACTCCACTTCATGAATCTAGTTGTCTTACTTCGTTTCCACTCTCTTATTGGCTCAGACATTGGGGCATAGATTCTATTGGTGGCATGACTCCTACTGGTGCTTATAACTGATTACCTAATGTTCCTGTCCAAAGGTCTTCACAAGTTCAGGCCAATGTTGTCTATGCATAATTAACCAATGCGCATGTCCAGTAGCCTTCACCAGATCAgatatggtccagaccagtaaaGTCATGTTGGTCTAACTTGCCTCATCCCCACAGATTCTGCTTACGTTCTGTTTTGACATGTCTAATAGTTGACTCAATGTTGATCCAGCTTTGCACACTGACATGGGCTCAGACTTCATTCTGTTTACACATGTCTAATAATTAAACTTATATCGATTCATTGTTCTACTTCAAAGAGAACATTACAGGTACAGAATATCACCAGATGACTGGAAATTCTCTTACAGGAGCAGCAATAaaacatggagggaggggcactacaacatggagggaggtgcattacaacatggagggaggggcattacaacatggagggaggggcattacaacatggagggaggggcattacaacatggagggaggggcattacaacatggagggaggagcactacaacatggagggaggggcattacaacatggagggaggggcattacaacatggagggaggggcattacaacatggagggaggagcattacaacatggagggaggagcattacaacatggagggaggggcattacaacatggagggaggggcattacaacatggagggaggggcactacaacatggagggaggagcactacaacatggagggaggggcattacaacatggagggaggggcattacaacatggagggaggggcattacaacatggagggaggggcattacaacatggagggaggagcattacaacatggagggaggggcactacagatggagggaggagcattacaacatggagggaggagcattacaacatggagggaggagcattacaacatggagggaggggcactacagatggagggaggagcattacaacatggagggaggggcactacaacatggagggaggggcattacaacatggagggaggggcattacaacatggagggaggagcattacaacatggagggaggggcactacagatggagggaggagcactacaacatggagggaggggcattacaacatggagggaggggcactacaacatggagggaggggcattacaacatggagggaggggcattacaacatggagggaggggcattacaacatggagggaggggcattacaacatggagggaggggcattacaacatggagggaggggcattacaacatggagggaggagcactacaacatggagggaggggcactacaacatggagggaggagcattacaacatggagggaggggcactacaacatggagggaggagcattacaacatggagggaggggcactacaacatggagggaggggcattacaacatggagggaggggcattacaacatggagggaggggcattacaacatggagggaggggcactacaacatggagggaggagcactacaacatggagggaggggcattacaacatggagggaggggcattacaacatggagggaggggcattacaacatggagggaggagcattacaacatggagggaggggcattacaacatggagggaggggcattacaacatggagggaggggcattacaacatggagggaggggcattacaacatggagggaggggcattacaacatggagggaggggcactacaacatggagggaggggcactacaacatggagggaggagcactacaacatggagggaggggcattacaacatggagggaggggcattacaacatggagggaggggcattacaacatggtgggaggagcattacaacatggagggaggggcattacaacatggagggaggggcactacaacatggagggaggagcattacaacatggagggaggggcattacaacatggagggaggggcattacaacatggagggaggggcactacaacatggagggaggagcactacaacatggagggaggggcattacaacatggagggaggagcactacaacatggagggaggggcattacaacatggagggaggggcattacaacatggagggaggggcattacaacatggagggaggggcactacaacatggagggaggagcactacaacatggagggaggggcattacaacatggagggaggggcattacaacatggagggaggggcattacaacatggtgggaggagcattacaacatggagggaggggcattacaacatggagggaggggcactacaacatggagggaggagcattacaacatggagggaggggcactacaacatggagggaggagcattacaacatggagggaggggcattacaacatggagggaggggcattacaacatggagggaggggcattacaacatggagggaggggcactacaacatggagggaggggcattacaacatggagggaggggcattacaacatggagggaggggcattacaacatggagggaggggcattacaacatggagggaggggcattacaacatggagggaggggcactacaacatggagggaggagcactacaacatggagggaggggcattacaacatggagggaggggcactacaacatggagggaggagcattacaacatggagggaggggcattacaacatggagggaggagcattacaacatggagggaggggcactacaacatggagggaggggcattaaaacatggagggag
Coding sequences:
- the LOC139537962 gene encoding barrier-to-autointegration factor-like encodes the protein MSGNKKGYSTTSQKHRNFVSEPMGNRSVRDVPGIGPVQGRRLEEQGINRADQMLGQYLVSGRNQGQFQGYLKNTTGANAKQQSDAYNGMREWTDNNM